The DNA window CGGGACGCCAACACGTTTGCCTTCATTTTGTTCAAACTCTTTGATTATCGAACGAGCCACGACCATGCGATGAACTTCATCTGGACCGTCGTAAATCCGCGCCGTTCGAGCTTCGCGGTAAAACCCCTCAAGCGGTGTATCCCCGGTCACGCCAAGGGCGCCGTGCACTTGAATCGCCCGATCAATCACATCATGAAGCACTTTGGCGCCGAAAAACTTAATGGCGGAAACTTCTTTTTTCGCCTCGTAACCGTTGTCCATCATCCACACCGCCTTCAACGTCATAAGGCGGAACGCTTCAATTTCAACTGCCGAATCGGCGATAAACTTTTGGATCGTCTGATAATCCGCCAGCC is part of the Geobacillus sp. 46C-IIa genome and encodes:
- a CDS encoding acyl-CoA dehydrogenase family protein; the protein is MTRTSISIVVAKTDPSAPPHRQFSLFIVEHDNPGFEIVRELPVIGDHFTGGHCEVRYTNCRIPKENLLGPQGMGLELAQLRLKTGRITHAMRWIGIAQRSLDLMISYSLKRETRGKRLADYQTIQKFIADSAVEIEAFRLMTLKAVWMMDNGYEAKKEVSAIKFFGAKVLHDVIDRAIQVHGALGVTGDTPLEGFYREARTARIYDGPDEVHRMVVARSIIKEFEQNEGKRVGVPQA